One segment of Ziziphus jujuba cultivar Dongzao chromosome 12, ASM3175591v1 DNA contains the following:
- the LOC107429757 gene encoding caffeic acid 3-O-methyltransferase 1 — MACPQYREFHGAEERREEEGGGESLSFSYAMQLAMSSVLSMSLQCAIELGIFDIIAKAGHEAKLSPSVIAAHMPTTNPDAPAMLDRLLSLLASHSVLTCSLVAHHDPLNANGSNFHRLYGLAPVSKFFVADKDGVSLGPYMALLQDNVTLTSWSLSVFYYFLLLYIYICIAKKLWYIKNLR; from the coding sequence ATGGCATGTCCCCAGTACAGAGAATTCCATGGTGCAGAGGAAAggagggaagaagaaggaggaggagaaAGTTTGAGTTTCTCCTATGCAATGCAACTGGCTATGTCCTCTGTATTGTCAATGTCCTTGCAATGTGCCATCGAGCTTGGCATATTCGATATCATAGCCAAAGCAGGTCATGAGGCAAAGCTCTCTCCTTCAGTGATTGCAGCCCACATGCCCACCACCAACCCTGATGCACCCGCCATGCTCGACCGCCTTCTCAGCCTTCTTGCCTCCCACTCTGTTCTCACCTGCTCTTTGGTTGCTCATCATGACCCTCTTAATGCGAATGGATCTAATTTCCATAGGCTTTACGGTCTTGCTCCTGTCTCCAAATTCTTTGTCGCTGACAAAGACGGTGTTTCTTTGGGCCCTTATATGGCACTCTTACAGGACAATGTCACCTTAACTAGCTGGTCTCTGTCTGTTTTCTACTACTTCttactgttatatatatatatatgcattgcaAAAAAATTATGGTATATTAAGAATTTAAGATAA